One genomic window of Glycine max cultivar Williams 82 chromosome 16, Glycine_max_v4.0, whole genome shotgun sequence includes the following:
- the LOC100812805 gene encoding glucuronoxylan 4-O-methyltransferase 1, which yields MRTKAHQPGLNLKLLIVAVLVAITLLFVLIRSSNTKGVKQQEALLVKSDGSCNKMKIPGSVSEALIHYSTSSITPQQTVKEISVTARVLEKKSPCNFLVFGLGHDSLMWNALNHGGRTIFLEEDESWIQQMRRRFPMLEAYQVNYESKVNEAESMMEVGRGGECRAVGDPRYSICPLALKGLPSVVYETKWDLIMVDAPTGYYENAPGRMTAIYTAGMMARNRESGETEVFVHDVNRVVEDQFSRAFLCQKYMKKQEGRLRHFTIPSYRDHHQDMPFCPP from the coding sequence ATGAGGACTAAAGCTCATCAACCCGGCCTCAACTTGAAGCTCCTCATTGTAGCGGTCTTGGTTGCCATTACCCTCCTATTTGTGCTAATTAGATCATCAAACACGAAAGGAGTGAAGCAGCAAGAGGCATTATTAGTAAAGAGTGATGGGAGTTGCAACAAGATGAAGATACCGGGATCGGTGTCGGAAGCACTGATCCACTACTCAACATCAAGCATAACCCCACAGCAAACGGTGAAAGAGATATCAGTGACAGCAAGAGTTCTGGAGAAGAAGTCGCCGTGCAATTTCCTGGTGTTCGGGTTGGGGCACGACAGCCTGATGTGGAATGCGCTGAATCACGGGGGAAGGACGATATTCCTGGAAGAAGACGAGTCATGGATTCAGCAAATGAGGAGAAGATTTCCAATGCTGGAGGCGTACCAAGTGAATTATGAGAGCAAGGTGAATGAGGCTGAGAGCATGATGGAGGTTGGGAGAGGAGGAGAATGCAGGGCAGTGGGAGATCCGAGGTACTCCATATGCCCACTTGCCTTGAAAGGGTTGCCGAGTGTAGTGTATGAGACGAAATGGGATTTGATAATGGTGGATGCACCCACTGGCTATTACGAGAATGCCCCTGGGAGGATGACAGCCATATACACTGCTGGGATGATGGCCAGGAACAGAGAGAGCGGAGAGACGGAGGTGTTTGTGCATGATGTCAACAGAGTCGTCGAAGACCAATTCTCCAGGGCCTTCCTTTGTCAAAAGTACATGAAGAAACAGGAAGGCAGGCTAAGACACTTCACAATTCCTAGTTACAGGGACCACCACCAGGACATGCCCTTTTGCCCTCCATAG
- the LOC100499898 gene encoding ras-related protein Rab-1-like, giving the protein MSNEYDYLFKLLLIGDSSVGKSCLLLRFADDSYVDSYISTIGVDFKIRTVELEGKTVKLQIWDTAGQERFRTITSSYYRGAHGIIIVYDVTEMESFNNVKQWLNEIDRYANDSVCKLLVGNKSDLVDNKVVDSLTAKAFADELGIPFLETSAKDSINVEQAFLTMTAEIKKKMGSQTTAGKSAETVQMKGQPIPQKSNCCG; this is encoded by the exons ATGAGTAACGAATA CGATTACCTGTTCAAGCTTCTCCTAATCGGAGACTCTTCCGTTGGAAAATCCTGCTTGCTTCTCAGATTCGCT GATGACTCCTATGTCGACAGCTACATAAGTACCATTGGAGTTGATTTC aaAATCAGAACGGTGGAGCTGGAAGGGAAAACCGTCAAGCTGCAGATT TGGGATACAGCTGGACAGGAGCGATTCAGGACTATAACAAGCAGTTATTATAGAGGAGCACATGGAATTATT ATTGTCTATGATGTTACTGAGATGGAAAGCTTTAACAATGTCAAACAGTGGTTGAATGAGATTGACAGATATGCAAATGACTCTGTATGCAAGCTTCTTGTGGGGAATAAATCTGATCTCGTTGATAACAAGGTTGTAGACTCATTAACTGCCAAG GCATTTGCGGATGAGCTTGGTATCCCTTTCCTTGAGACAAGTGCTAAAGACTCCATCAATGTGGAGCAGGCTTTCTTGACTATGACAGCTGAGATTAAGAAGAA GATGGGAAGCCAAACAACTGCTGGTAAGTCGGCAGAAACTGTTCAAATGAAGGGGCAACCGATCCCACAGAAGAGCAACTGCTGTGGTTAG
- the LOC100499980 gene encoding putative ras-related protein RABA2a translates to MARRAEEEYDYLFKVVLIGDSGVGKSNLLSRFTRNEFCLESKSTIGVEFATRTLQVEGRTVKAQIWDTAGQERYRAITSAYYRGALGALLVYDVTKPTTFENVSRWLKELRDHADANIVIMLIGNKTDLKHLRAVATEDAQGYSEKEGLSFIETSALEATNVEKAFQTILAEIYRIISKKSLSSNEPASANIKEGMTITVGGPQSNASKPSCCTSS, encoded by the exons ATGGCTCGGAGAGCAGAGGAAGAGTACGATTACCTGTTCAAGGTTGTACTGATCGGTGATTCCGGTGTTGGAAAATCCAATCTTCTGTCCCGATTCACTCGCAACGAGTTTTGCCTCGAATCCAAGTCCACCATTGGAGTCGAATTCGCCACTCGCACTCTTCAG GTGGAGGGAAGAACTGTGAAAGCTCAAATATGGGATACCGCCGGACAGGAACGATACAGAGCAATTACCAGTGCATACTACAGGGGTGCCCTTGGAGCTCTTCTAGTCTACGATGTAACTAAACCAACCACATTCGAAAACGTCAGCCGATGGCTGAAGGAGCTAAGGGATCATGCCGATGCTAACATTGTCATCATGTTGATAGGGAACAAGACCGATCTCAAGCATCTCAGAGCTGTTGCCACCGAGGATGCCCAGGGTTATTCCGAGAAGGAAGGCCTTTCTTTCATCGAGACTTCTGCTCTCGAAGCAACTAATGTTGAGAAGGCTTTCCAGACTATTCTTGCAGAGATATACCGCATTATCAGTAAGAAATCACTCTCTTCCAATGAGCCTGCATCTGCCAATATTAAAGAAGGCATGACTATCACTGTTGGGGGACCCCAATCCAACGCAAGCAAGCCTTCTTGCTGTACATCATCTTGA
- the EF1BGAMMA3 gene encoding EF1Bgamma class glutathione S-transferase, whose protein sequence is MALILHATKANKNAFKTLIAAEYSGVQVELAPNFEMGVSNRTPEFLKMNPIGKVPVLETPDGPVFESNAIARYVARLKGDNALFSSSAIDNAHIDQWIDFSSLEIDANIMKLYLPRLGFAPYLPPVEEGANSALKRAFEALNTHLASNTYLVGHSVTLADIITTCNLYLGFSQLLVKSFTSEFPHVERYFWTLVNQPNFRKILGQVKQTESVPPIPSAAKKPSQPKESKPKPKDEPKKAAKPEPKQEAEPEEEAPKPKPKNPLDLLPPSKMILDDWKRLYSNTKTNFREVAIKGFWDMYDPEGYSLWFCDYKYNDENTVSFVTLNKVGGFLQRMDLARKYAFGKMLVIGSQAPFKVKGLWLFRGQEIPKFVIDECYDMELYDWTKVDISDETQKERVNQMIEDFEPFEGESLLDAKCFK, encoded by the exons ATGGCTCTG ATCTTGCACGCAACCAAAGCAAACAAGAATGCTTTCAAGACTCTGATTGCGGCAGAGTACAGTGGCGTCCAAGTGGAATTGGCCCCTAATTTCGAGATGGGTGTCTCTAATAGAACTCCTGAATTCCTTAAAATGAATCCCATAGGAAAG GTTCCTGTCTTGGAAACGCCCGATGGTCCAGTCTTTGAGAGCAATGCCATTGCTCGTTACg TTGCTCGACTCAAGGGTGACAACGCTTTGTTCTCATCTTCTGCCATTGATAAT GCCCACATTGACCAGTGGATTGACTTTTCATCCTTGGAGATCGATGCtaatattatgaaattataCCTACCAAGACTTGGATTTGCCCCATACCTTCCTCCA GTTGAGGAGGGTGCAAATTCTGCATTGAAGAGAGCATTTGAGGCCTTGAACACTCATCTTGCTTCCAATACATACCTGGTTGGCCATTCTGTTACCCTTGCTGATATCATAACGACATGCAACTTGTATTTAGGATTCAGCCAGCTCTTAGTTAAGAGCTTCACCTCCGAGTTCCCTCACGTCGAGAGATACTTTTGGACATTGGTCAACCAGCCTAACTTCCGAAAGATATTAGGTCAGGTTAAGCAAACTGAGTCTGTTCCACCCATTCCATCCGCTGCAAAGAAGCCTTCCCAGCCTAAGGAATCTAAGCCCAAGCCTAAGGATGAACCAAAGAAAGCAGCTAAACCAGAGCCTAAACAAGAAGCAGAACCAGAGGAGGAGGCacccaagcccaagcccaagaATCCTCTTgatcttcttcctccaagcaaGATGATCTTGGATGACTGGAAAAGACTCTACTCAAACACCAAGACCAACTTCCGCGAGGTTGCAATCAAAG GATTTTGGGACATGTACGATCCAGAGGGATATTCTCTGTGGTTCTGTGATTACAAATACAATGATGAGAACACAGTTTCCTTTGTTACGTTAAACAAGGTTGGTGGATTTCTTCAGAGGATGGATCTGGCTCGCAAGTATGCATTTGGAAAGATGCTGGTGATTGGATCACAGGCACCATTTAAGGTGAAGGGGTTGTGGCTTTTCCGCGGACAAGAGATTCCAAAATTTGTGATTGATGAATGCTATGATATGGAGCTCTACGACTGGACCAAGGTTGACATCTCTGATGAAACTCAGAAAGAGCGCGTCAATCAGATGATCGAGGATTTTGAACCATTTGAGGGAGAGTCTCTTTTGGATGCCAAGTGCTTTAAGTGA
- the LOC100305529 gene encoding uncharacterized protein LOC100305529, with protein MNSITRSGSLSIILVAFSLHFILGFSDESAGSKDATKTEPHAGRSTSTVVIVVLILLVLFSLFSFVLFKLWRKKKREEQYARLLKLFEEDDELELELGLRD; from the exons ATGAATTCAATTACAAGAAGCGGATCGCTAAGTATCATCCTCGTTGCTTTCTCTTTGCACTTCATTCTTG GTTTTTCCGACGAGTCAGCTGGTTCTAAAGATGCTACAAAGACAGAACCTCATGCCGGCAGAAGCACTAGCACTGTAGTTATCGTTGTATTAATTTTGCTTGTGCTCTTTTCTTTATTCTCCTTTGTACTTTTTAAGCTGTGGCGGAAGAAGAAAAGGGAAGAGCAATATGCTCGTCTTTTGAAATTGTTTGAAGAGGATGATGAGTTAGAGCTTGAGCTTGGCCTAAGGGACTGA
- the LOC100799816 gene encoding regulator of nonsense transcripts UPF3 translates to MKGALDRTKVVLRHLPPSISEAALLAQIDAAFAGRYNWLSFRPGKISQKHISYSRAYIDFKRPEDVILFAEFFNGHVFVNEKGSQFKVIVEYAPSQRVPRQWSKKDGRDGTIYKDSEYLEFLELLAKPVENLPSAEIQLEKREAERSGAAKDIPIITPLMDFVRQKRAAKGPRRLLSNGKVSQRAGTSSNGSPSSVTSRRGSGKKRVSATMYVARDPGKNSTIKDKSTLVPKQGDQHLSDKASNMASSDANLTLDENGVSGNHDAGKKKVLLLKGKEREIITVSDLDSMSQHHNVTSSAKMIVGSTVLKQSQRHEGSGRIIRSILSKKELRQSQYSRALSEQQIQTSNLEKEKQPPRPLHVQLILKGSNGTPENKIGVHDSHVSSERQERHVRHKDRPDRGVWTSRSNGADDSFSSSASSQVDPLEGSHADLKHDTPNARSGEVKSLGSVRTSHSSENGFNKHFGRRGPSHGVKDVDGYSVSSEGKHPRRSSTSAYGSNEKQVWVQKASSGT, encoded by the exons ATGAAGGGTGCGTTGGATCGGACGAAGGTGGTGCTCCGCCACTTGCCGCCTTCTATTTCTGAGGCCGCCCTTTTGGCCCAAATTGATGCCGCCTTCGCTGGCCGCTACAACTGGCTCTCTTTCCGTCCTGGCAAAATcag CCAGAAGCATATCTCATATTCTAGAGCCTACATTGACTTCAAAAGGCCAGAGGACGTTATATTGTTTGCCGAGTTCTTTAACGGACATGTCTTTGTGAATGAAAAGG GATCTCAGTTCAAAGTCATTGTTGAATATGCTCCTTCACAACGTGTTCCAAGACAGTGGTCTAAAAAGGATGGTCGTGATGGAACCATATATAAAG ATTCTGAGTATCTGGAGTTTCTTGAACTACTTGCCAAGCCTGTTGAGAATCTTCCCAGTGCTGAGATACAATTGGAGAAGAGGGAAGCAGAACGATCTG GTGCTGCAAAAGATATTCCTATAATTACACCACTGATGGACTTTGTGCGCCAGAAAAGAGCTGCCAAGGGACCTAGG AGGTTACTGTCAAATGGAAAAGTGAGTCAAAGAGCTGGCACTTCATCAAATGGGAGTCCTAGTTCCGTCACATCAAGACGTGGTTCTGGAAAGAAGAGGGTTTCTGCTACAATG TATGTTGCAAGGGACCCAGGGAAAAATTCTACTATCAAAGACAAATCAACTTTGGTTCCTAAGCAAGGTGATCAGCATCTTTCAGATAAAGCTTCAAACATGGCTTCTTCAGATGCAAATCTAACCCTTGATGAGAATG GAGTTTCTGGAAATCATGATGCTGGGAAGAAAAAAGTACTGCTTCTTAaagggaaagaaagagaaataattaCT GTATCTGATTTAGATAGCATGTCACAGCATCACAATGTAACTTCTTCAGCTAAAATGATTGTTGGTTCAACAGTTTTGAAACAGAGTCAGCGGCATGAAGGTAGTGGAAGGATTATCAGAAGCATACTCTCAAAAAAGGAGTTGCGTCAAAGCCAGTATTCCAGGGCCCTCTCTGAGCAGCAAATCCAAACATccaatttagaaaaagaaaaacagccTCCTCGCCCCTTACATGTCCAACTAATTTTGAAGGGCTCTAATGGGACACCAGAGAATAAGATTGGTGTGCATGATTCACATGTTTCTAGTGAGAGGCAGGAGAGACATGTTAGACATAAAGATAGACCTGATCGTGGTGTCTGGACAAGTCGTTCCAATGGAGCTGACGACTCTTTCTCATCTTCTGCTTCCTCACAAGTAGATCCTTTGGAAG GAAGTCATGCAGATTTGAAACATGACACGCCAAATGCAAGAAGTGGGGAGGTAAAATCTCTTGGAAGTGTCCGTACTAGTCACTCATCAGAAAATG GTTTCAATAAGCATTTTGGTCGTCGTGGACCATCACATGGGGTAAAGGATGTTGATGGCTATTCAGTTTCAAGTGAAGGGAAGCATCCTAGAAGATCTAGTACATCTGCTTATGGTTCCAACGAG AAACAAGTTTGGGTTCAAAAAGCAAGTTCTGGTACCTAG
- the LOC100820098 gene encoding shaggy-related protein kinase kappa-like isoform X1, whose amino-acid sequence MASASLGSGGVGSSRSVNGGFRGSSSSVDWLGREMLEMSLRDHEDVRDSEPDIIDGLGAETGHVIRTSVGGRNGQSKQNVSYISEHVVGTGSFGVVFQAKCRETGEIVAIKKVLQDKRYKNRELQIMQMLDHPNIVALRHCFYSTTDKEEVYLNLVLEYVPETVNRIARSYSRINQRMPLIYVKLYTYQICRALAYIHNCIGICHRDIKPQNLLVNPHTHQLKLCDFGSAKVLVKGEPNVSYICSRYYRAPELIFGATEYTTAIDIWSTGCVMAELLLGQPLFPGESGVDQLVEIIKVLGTPTREEIKCMNPNYTEFKFPQIKPHPWHKKRLPPEAVDLVCRFFQYSPNLRCTALEACIHPFFDELRDPNTRLPNGRPLPPLFNFKPQELSGVPPDVINRLIPEHARKQNLFMALHT is encoded by the exons ATGGCGTCTGCTAGCCTTGGAAGTGGTGGGGTGGGCAGTTCCAGGTCTGTTAATGGTGGCTTCAGGGGTTCTTCCAGTTCCGTCGATTGGCTTGGCAGAGAGATGCTTGAGATGTCTTTGAGAGACCACGAGGACGTTAGA GATAGTGAGCCTGACATCATTGATGGTTTGGGTGCTGAGACTGGTCACGTGATAAGAACCAGCGTTGGTGGCCGAAATGGTCAATCTAAGCAG AATGTTAGTTATATTTCTGAGCATGTTGTGGGAACAGGCTCTTTTGGTGTTGTTTTTCAA GCCAAATGTAGAGAAACGGGAGAAATTGTGGCCATCAAGAAAGTTCTCCAGGACAAGCGCTACAAGAATAGAGAGTTACAAATTATGCAAATGCTGGATCATCCAAATATTGTTGCCCTTAGGCATTGTTTCTATTCAACGACTGACAAAGAAGAAGTTTACTTGAATCTTGTACTTGAATATGTTCCTGAAACTGTGAATCGCATCGCCAGGAGCTATAGCAGGATTAACCAGCGAATGCCTTTAATATATGTAAAGCTTTATACCTACCAG ATTTGCAGGGCCCTTGCTTATATACATAACTGCATTGGTATATGTCATCGTGACATCAAACCTCAGAACCTACTT GTGAACCCACACACTCATCAGCTGAAACTATGTGATTTTGGGAGTGCAAAAGTGTTG GTGAAAGGAGAACCTAATGTTTCTTACATCTGTTCAAGATACTACCGTGCTCCGGAACTTATATTTGGGGCCACTGAATATACAACTGCCATAGATATATGGTCAACTGGTTGTGTAATGGCTGAATTACTTCTTGGACAG CCCTTGTTTCCTGGAGAGAGTGGAGTTGATCAGCTAGTTGAAATCATCAAG GTTTTGGGAACTCCAACCAGGGAGGAGATAAAGTGCATGAACCCAAATTATACTGAATTTAAGTTTCCACAGATAAAACCTCATCCATGGCACAAG AAACGTTTACCCCCAGAAGCAGTGGACCTTGTCTGTAGGTTCTTTCAGTACTCTCCCAATTTGAGATGCACTGCA TTGGAAGcttgcattcatccattttttGATGAATTGAGGGACCCAAACACCCGCCTTCCTAATGGTCGACCACTTCCTCCACTGTTTAATTTTAAACCTCAGG
- the LOC100820098 gene encoding shaggy-related protein kinase kappa-like — protein sequence MASASLGSGGVGSSRSVNGGFRGSSSSVDWLGREMLEMSLRDHEDVRDSEPDIIDGLGAETGHVIRTSVGGRNGQSKQNVSYISEHVVGTGSFGVVFQAKCRETGEIVAIKKVLQDKRYKNRELQIMQMLDHPNIVALRHCFYSTTDKEEVYLNLVLEYVPETVNRIARSYSRINQRMPLIYVKLYTYQICRALAYIHNCIGICHRDIKPQNLLVNPHTHQLKLCDFGSAKVLVKGEPNVSYICSRYYRAPELIFGATEYTTAIDIWSTGCVMAELLLGQPLFPGESGVDQLVEIIKVLGTPTREEIKCMNPNYTEFKFPQIKPHPWHKVFQKRLPPEAVDLVCRFFQYSPNLRCTALEACIHPFFDELRDPNTRLPNGRPLPPLFNFKPQELSGVPPDVINRLIPEHARKQNLFMALHT from the exons ATGGCGTCTGCTAGCCTTGGAAGTGGTGGGGTGGGCAGTTCCAGGTCTGTTAATGGTGGCTTCAGGGGTTCTTCCAGTTCCGTCGATTGGCTTGGCAGAGAGATGCTTGAGATGTCTTTGAGAGACCACGAGGACGTTAGA GATAGTGAGCCTGACATCATTGATGGTTTGGGTGCTGAGACTGGTCACGTGATAAGAACCAGCGTTGGTGGCCGAAATGGTCAATCTAAGCAG AATGTTAGTTATATTTCTGAGCATGTTGTGGGAACAGGCTCTTTTGGTGTTGTTTTTCAA GCCAAATGTAGAGAAACGGGAGAAATTGTGGCCATCAAGAAAGTTCTCCAGGACAAGCGCTACAAGAATAGAGAGTTACAAATTATGCAAATGCTGGATCATCCAAATATTGTTGCCCTTAGGCATTGTTTCTATTCAACGACTGACAAAGAAGAAGTTTACTTGAATCTTGTACTTGAATATGTTCCTGAAACTGTGAATCGCATCGCCAGGAGCTATAGCAGGATTAACCAGCGAATGCCTTTAATATATGTAAAGCTTTATACCTACCAG ATTTGCAGGGCCCTTGCTTATATACATAACTGCATTGGTATATGTCATCGTGACATCAAACCTCAGAACCTACTT GTGAACCCACACACTCATCAGCTGAAACTATGTGATTTTGGGAGTGCAAAAGTGTTG GTGAAAGGAGAACCTAATGTTTCTTACATCTGTTCAAGATACTACCGTGCTCCGGAACTTATATTTGGGGCCACTGAATATACAACTGCCATAGATATATGGTCAACTGGTTGTGTAATGGCTGAATTACTTCTTGGACAG CCCTTGTTTCCTGGAGAGAGTGGAGTTGATCAGCTAGTTGAAATCATCAAG GTTTTGGGAACTCCAACCAGGGAGGAGATAAAGTGCATGAACCCAAATTATACTGAATTTAAGTTTCCACAGATAAAACCTCATCCATGGCACAAG GTTTTTCAGAAACGTTTACCCCCAGAAGCAGTGGACCTTGTCTGTAGGTTCTTTCAGTACTCTCCCAATTTGAGATGCACTGCA TTGGAAGcttgcattcatccattttttGATGAATTGAGGGACCCAAACACCCGCCTTCCTAATGGTCGACCACTTCCTCCACTGTTTAATTTTAAACCTCAGG